A genome region from Bacteroidota bacterium includes the following:
- a CDS encoding ABC transporter ATP-binding protein, whose protein sequence is MIEIRNLKKSFGERHVLRGVSFTVHDGETVAIIGQSGCGKSVLLKLIVGLLEPDAGDVVVDGINTAVAPEGVLYPLRRQIGFLFQSAALFDSMTVYENVVLGLWEQGERDEQKLRQLATEKLELVGLGGILDHKPSELSGGMRKRVGLARALAMNPKYIFYDEPTTGLDPVTSDQIDDLILSVTNRYKATNLIITHDLFTVERIAKRVIFLYEGLVYFDGTPGELQTSSDTVIKQFIERYVH, encoded by the coding sequence ATGATCGAGATCCGTAACCTCAAGAAGTCGTTCGGCGAGCGCCACGTGCTCCGGGGAGTATCGTTCACGGTCCACGACGGCGAAACGGTGGCGATCATCGGTCAGTCGGGCTGCGGGAAGAGCGTACTGCTGAAGCTGATCGTCGGCTTGCTCGAGCCCGACGCGGGCGATGTGGTGGTCGATGGAATCAACACTGCCGTAGCCCCGGAGGGTGTACTCTATCCCCTGCGACGTCAGATCGGCTTCCTGTTCCAGTCCGCTGCGCTCTTCGATTCGATGACCGTCTACGAGAACGTGGTACTCGGCCTGTGGGAGCAGGGCGAACGCGACGAACAAAAGCTGCGCCAGCTTGCGACGGAGAAACTGGAGTTAGTAGGTCTTGGCGGCATTCTCGATCACAAACCCTCCGAGCTTTCGGGGGGCATGCGCAAACGCGTCGGGTTGGCCAGAGCGCTCGCCATGAACCCAAAGTATATCTTCTACGACGAACCGACAACCGGGCTCGATCCCGTCACAAGCGATCAGATCGACGACCTGATCCTGAGCGTCACGAATCGCTACAAGGCCACAAACCTGATTATTACGCACGACCTCTTTACCGTCGAGCGGATTGCAAAACGAGTTATCTTTTTATACGAAGGCCTCGTATATTTCGACGGCACTCCGGGTGAACTGCAAACCTCGTCGGACACAGTGATTAAGCAGTTTATCGAACGCTATGTGCACTGA
- a CDS encoding ABC transporter permease, translated as MGRDRRLLLKQMEHIGVGSLPLVLVIGFFTGMVSAWQAAYQFKGLISFTLIGGTVSRAIFIELGPVLAAIVIAGRVGASIAAELGTMKVTEQIDALESLGISPIRYLSTPRVVAATLMVPILTIFANMIALIGAVVVSNFFLGLTNKTFFDSVRQYFHVKDVLAGVFKSVFFGNVTALIGVHVGLKTSGGAEGVGNSSIRAFVLAAASILILDYVLWTIIF; from the coding sequence ATGGGCCGCGACCGCCGTTTGCTCCTGAAGCAAATGGAGCATATCGGGGTCGGTTCGCTGCCACTCGTGCTTGTCATCGGGTTCTTCACCGGAATGGTCAGCGCATGGCAGGCGGCATACCAATTTAAGGGACTCATTAGCTTTACGCTCATTGGCGGCACGGTCTCACGAGCAATCTTCATCGAACTCGGCCCGGTGCTGGCGGCAATTGTGATCGCAGGTCGTGTCGGCGCATCGATCGCCGCCGAACTCGGGACGATGAAAGTGACCGAACAGATCGACGCGCTCGAAAGCCTCGGCATCAGCCCGATCCGCTATCTCTCCACGCCTCGCGTGGTCGCTGCGACACTCATGGTACCGATCCTGACGATCTTCGCGAATATGATCGCGCTGATCGGCGCGGTTGTCGTCTCGAACTTCTTTCTCGGACTGACGAACAAGACGTTCTTCGATAGCGTCCGGCAGTACTTCCATGTGAAGGACGTACTTGCCGGGGTATTCAAGTCGGTCTTTTTTGGGAATGTCACCGCTCTGATCGGCGTCCATGTCGGCTTGAAAACAAGCGGCGGTGCCGAGGGCGTCGGCAATTCCAGCATCCGGGCGTTTGTGCTTGCTGCTGCGTCCATATTGATTCTTGACTACGTCCTCTGGACGATCATCTTCTGA